The Sediminispirochaeta smaragdinae DSM 11293 genome has a segment encoding these proteins:
- the arfA gene encoding arabinosylfuranosidase ArfA: MNATIIIDKDFQIARVDDRLFGSFVEHLGRCVYTGIFEPEHETADENGFRSDVIDLVNALRVPIIRYPGGNFVSAYNWEDGIGPVEERPTRLDLAWRTLEPNTFGLNEFMKWSKRVHADPLMTVNLGTLGIDNARNMVEYCNLEKGTYWSDLRRTHGIEKPHNIRTWCLGNEMDGPWQIGHKTPMEYGRLARETGKAMKLVDPSIELVTCGSSKYIMPTFPQWEVETLEHTYDIADYISMHNYYGNWDGNTSEYLALNVEVEDFIHTVKAACDYVKAKKRSSKTMMICFDEWNIWFHNKQEDKKLMSQEILPTATPLLEEYYTHEDALLVGALLISLLKNADRVKIACIAQLVNVIAPIIAEKGGKAWRQTIYFPFQHVSLYGRGIALEPMVSSPTYESDRFGPVPYVESIAVLSEERKELVVFAVNRNLEEPIDLHVELRSGNFRTVIDHQVMTANTLKDTNSCEGEIIRPVHSKKHAADERGITVSLPKASWNMIRLGSCKQ, from the coding sequence GTGAACGCAACCATCATTATTGATAAGGATTTTCAGATTGCCCGTGTCGATGATCGTCTGTTTGGATCTTTTGTCGAACATCTCGGAAGGTGTGTATATACCGGAATCTTTGAGCCGGAACACGAAACCGCAGATGAGAATGGGTTTCGCAGTGATGTCATCGATTTGGTCAACGCCTTGCGTGTTCCGATAATCAGATATCCAGGCGGCAATTTCGTATCCGCATACAATTGGGAAGACGGTATCGGCCCCGTAGAAGAGAGACCGACAAGACTGGATCTTGCCTGGAGGACCCTCGAACCCAATACATTCGGACTCAACGAATTCATGAAATGGAGCAAGCGCGTACATGCCGATCCCTTAATGACAGTGAATTTGGGGACCCTCGGTATTGATAATGCGCGAAATATGGTTGAATACTGCAATCTTGAAAAGGGCACGTATTGGAGCGACCTGCGGCGAACACATGGTATCGAGAAGCCTCACAACATCAGGACCTGGTGTTTGGGAAATGAAATGGACGGCCCCTGGCAGATTGGACACAAAACACCCATGGAATATGGTCGTTTGGCGAGGGAGACGGGAAAAGCCATGAAACTCGTTGATCCGTCCATAGAATTGGTTACCTGCGGTAGCTCTAAATATATTATGCCGACGTTTCCTCAGTGGGAAGTTGAGACCCTCGAACATACATACGATATAGCCGACTATATCTCCATGCATAACTATTACGGGAACTGGGACGGAAATACTTCAGAGTATCTTGCATTGAATGTAGAGGTGGAGGATTTCATCCATACGGTAAAAGCCGCCTGCGATTATGTGAAAGCAAAGAAACGAAGCTCCAAAACAATGATGATCTGCTTTGACGAATGGAATATATGGTTTCACAACAAGCAGGAAGACAAGAAGCTTATGAGTCAAGAGATACTTCCCACTGCGACGCCGCTCCTTGAAGAGTACTATACGCATGAAGATGCTTTGCTGGTGGGAGCGCTTTTGATCTCGCTACTGAAAAACGCAGATCGGGTAAAAATAGCCTGTATTGCCCAATTGGTGAATGTGATTGCTCCAATCATCGCTGAAAAAGGGGGAAAAGCATGGCGTCAGACCATCTATTTTCCCTTTCAGCATGTATCCCTCTACGGAAGGGGCATTGCTCTTGAGCCCATGGTATCCTCACCGACATATGAAAGCGATCGTTTTGGACCAGTTCCCTATGTAGAAAGCATCGCCGTTCTGAGTGAAGAGAGGAAGGAATTGGTTGTATTTGCAGTAAACAGAAATTTGGAAGAGCCCATTGACTTGCATGTTGAATTGAGATCCGGAAATTTCCGAACCGTGATCGACCATCAGGTCATGACTGCAAACACTTTAAAGGATACCAATAGCTGTGAGGGTGAAATTATCCGCCCCGTACACAGTAAAAAACACGCTGCTGACGAACGGGGAATCACCGTCTCCCTTCCAAAAGCATCGTGGAACATGATCCGATTGGGATCATGCAAACAATAG
- a CDS encoding carbohydrate ABC transporter permease, which yields MINARAKKIRLTHNIFVAAVTLGFVVLAAIYLIPFLSIILSSFKPGREIIRQGMNLQFQPELLTLSNWHMLFSGTTQYFTWFFNSIGLTIVQVLSILIVCMFVAYGFAMYEFKFKNFFFFLVLLIMMIPFEILILPLYKQAILFRLINTWSGIIFPFIINASTIFFFKQYYEGLPKSLLDAGRVDGVTEYGIFFRIILPLAQPAFAAMSIANGMRSWNNFLWPLMVLRESRKFTLPIGLNTLLTPYGNNYDLLIVGSCFSIVPILLLYLAFQKNFISGMTAGSIKG from the coding sequence ATGATTAACGCACGTGCAAAGAAAATTCGCTTGACGCATAATATCTTTGTTGCTGCTGTAACGCTTGGATTTGTCGTTCTGGCGGCTATATATCTCATTCCCTTTCTTTCCATTATTCTCTCTTCATTCAAGCCCGGACGAGAGATCATCCGACAGGGAATGAACCTGCAGTTCCAGCCTGAATTATTGACTCTGTCAAACTGGCACATGCTGTTTAGCGGAACAACCCAGTATTTTACCTGGTTCTTCAACAGCATCGGACTTACCATAGTCCAGGTATTGTCCATTCTTATCGTGTGCATGTTTGTCGCCTACGGATTTGCGATGTATGAGTTTAAATTCAAAAACTTCTTCTTTTTTCTCGTACTTCTGATCATGATGATTCCCTTTGAAATCCTCATTCTTCCGCTATACAAGCAGGCAATACTGTTTCGATTAATCAATACATGGTCAGGAATTATTTTTCCCTTCATCATCAATGCATCCACGATATTTTTCTTCAAGCAATATTATGAAGGCCTTCCTAAATCCCTGCTCGATGCCGGCCGCGTCGACGGTGTCACTGAATACGGGATATTCTTCAGAATAATTCTTCCGCTTGCACAACCGGCATTTGCAGCAATGAGCATCGCCAATGGCATGAGAAGCTGGAACAACTTTCTTTGGCCTCTCATGGTACTGAGAGAGTCGCGTAAGTTTACACTCCCAATTGGACTGAACACGTTACTTACGCCCTATGGTAACAATTATGATCTGCTTATCGTCGGATCATGCTTTTCGATTGTTCCAATTCTCCTTCTGTATTTGGCTTTTCAGAAGAATTTTATTTCCGGAATGACCGCGGGAAGCATAAAAGGATGA
- the fmt gene encoding methionyl-tRNA formyltransferase, whose amino-acid sequence MRVLFAGTPEIAVPSLKALLFSNHQLCGVLTNPDRPRGRGRAPSPSPVKQALLDSGKPIPLLQFEHLKGEAREAVAALKPDVLAVFAFGRIFGPKFLALFSQGGINVHPSLLPRHRGPSPIPAAILSGDEKSGITIQRLAREMDKGAVLSRLVRDLNGRETTASLSAWAAEEGARLLVSTLDALERGELTEEEQDEVFASYSEKIDADDSLIDWNLPAVQIDRMVRAFNPWPRTRTSLEGKELLILDSCPLPAEKSPSAPGTIAGVDRKRGILVQTGDGLLAVVRLQLKTKKPLDFASFYNGNRDIAGKRLGGQE is encoded by the coding sequence ATGCGGGTTCTTTTCGCCGGTACTCCTGAAATCGCTGTTCCCTCTCTTAAGGCCCTGCTTTTCTCAAACCATCAGCTGTGCGGAGTCTTGACCAATCCTGATCGGCCTAGGGGCAGGGGGCGTGCCCCCTCTCCGTCGCCTGTGAAGCAGGCCCTGCTTGACAGCGGAAAGCCCATCCCGCTTCTCCAATTTGAGCACCTCAAAGGGGAAGCTCGGGAGGCTGTTGCCGCTTTAAAACCGGATGTGCTTGCAGTGTTTGCCTTTGGTCGCATATTCGGACCGAAATTCCTGGCCCTCTTTTCTCAAGGGGGAATCAATGTGCATCCTTCCCTCCTTCCTCGCCATCGCGGTCCATCCCCTATTCCAGCCGCAATCCTCTCTGGTGATGAGAAGAGTGGTATAACGATTCAGCGCCTTGCTCGGGAAATGGATAAAGGTGCCGTTCTTTCCCGTCTCGTCCGCGATCTTAACGGTCGTGAAACCACCGCCTCTCTCAGTGCCTGGGCGGCGGAAGAGGGAGCAAGGCTGCTGGTTTCGACCCTCGACGCTTTGGAACGTGGGGAGCTTACCGAGGAAGAGCAGGATGAGGTTTTCGCCTCCTATTCGGAGAAGATCGATGCTGATGATTCTTTGATCGATTGGAACCTCCCTGCGGTGCAGATCGATAGAATGGTAAGAGCATTTAATCCCTGGCCCAGAACCCGGACTAGCCTGGAAGGGAAGGAGTTGCTGATTTTGGATAGCTGCCCTTTGCCGGCCGAAAAAAGCCCATCAGCTCCCGGTACGATAGCGGGAGTAGACAGGAAACGGGGAATTCTGGTACAAACAGGAGATGGTTTGCTGGCCGTTGTTCGGCTGCAGCTTAAAACAAAGAAACCCCTTGATTTTGCCAGCTTCTATAACGGCAATCGTGATATAGCGGGAAAACGGTTGGGAGGACAGGAATGA
- a CDS encoding ABC transporter substrate-binding protein: MKNRLSIFVLMLITITASLCASGKAELEQGQGTEKAQVELWTFVEAHKGFYEQMAEIWNEENPDRQISLDITVLPNADMHNKLIMALQSDFGAPDICDVHVNQFPNLLKGVPQIEDLSDVIEPYEGDVVTSRLDLYSKDGIRYGVPFHVGASVMYYNTEILDAAGVDYTQIATWDDFIAAGKLVKEKTGKYMNTAEAIRVNMLSAYLGQQGGDFVDADGTPTLDTEKMYKAIAIQKRMLDEGISMVSPGGKPDTEECYGWIDRGEVAAFAFPLWFMSRFVDYMPSVANKIAIAPIPAFEIGGDRSAGVGGTGTIVTKSAKHKELAKEWLAWAKLSEEGGIKVWEILGFDPVNTRVWENEHVINNTDNKYLKYFTTNPFDVLLQIKDEINLIRSVAATPAIVSVFNNHVLLDIYESGKDIRQTLAAAQQEVENTLH; the protein is encoded by the coding sequence ATGAAAAACAGACTATCGATTTTCGTCCTGATGTTAATCACTATTACGGCGTCGCTATGTGCGAGCGGAAAAGCTGAGCTCGAGCAGGGACAGGGTACCGAGAAGGCTCAGGTGGAACTATGGACCTTCGTAGAAGCCCATAAGGGATTTTACGAGCAGATGGCCGAGATCTGGAATGAAGAAAATCCTGATCGTCAGATTAGCCTCGACATTACGGTCCTACCGAATGCCGATATGCACAATAAGCTGATCATGGCTCTTCAGAGTGATTTTGGAGCTCCCGACATCTGTGATGTGCATGTGAACCAATTTCCCAACCTTCTTAAGGGTGTTCCCCAAATCGAGGACTTGAGCGATGTTATAGAACCATATGAAGGTGACGTTGTCACATCACGACTCGATTTGTATTCCAAAGACGGTATTCGCTATGGTGTTCCATTTCATGTAGGAGCCAGCGTCATGTATTACAACACCGAAATACTGGATGCGGCAGGGGTTGATTATACCCAAATTGCAACCTGGGACGATTTTATTGCTGCCGGAAAACTGGTGAAAGAGAAAACCGGTAAATACATGAATACCGCCGAAGCCATCCGCGTAAATATGCTTTCCGCTTATCTTGGACAGCAGGGTGGCGATTTTGTCGATGCCGACGGCACCCCTACTTTAGATACGGAAAAGATGTATAAGGCAATCGCTATCCAGAAAAGGATGCTGGACGAAGGCATTTCAATGGTTTCTCCTGGCGGAAAGCCCGATACAGAAGAATGCTACGGATGGATCGACCGTGGTGAAGTGGCGGCCTTTGCCTTTCCCCTGTGGTTTATGTCCCGTTTCGTCGACTATATGCCTTCTGTAGCTAACAAGATTGCCATTGCTCCGATTCCGGCATTTGAGATCGGCGGCGATCGTTCGGCAGGCGTCGGCGGTACCGGAACTATCGTTACAAAAAGCGCCAAACATAAAGAATTAGCAAAAGAATGGCTGGCTTGGGCTAAACTCTCCGAAGAAGGCGGAATCAAGGTCTGGGAGATCCTTGGATTCGATCCTGTCAATACTCGTGTCTGGGAGAATGAGCACGTTATCAACAACACAGACAACAAGTATCTGAAGTATTTTACGACCAATCCATTCGACGTTCTTCTTCAAATCAAGGACGAGATAAACCTGATCAGATCCGTTGCCGCTACTCCTGCCATAGTATCTGTTTTCAATAATCATGTGTTGCTCGATATCTATGAAAGCGGAAAAGATATTCGCCAAACTCTTGCTGCAGCTCAGCAAGAAGTCGAAAATACATTGCATTAA
- a CDS encoding carbohydrate ABC transporter permease produces the protein MTRRLEILYSQKVAPYVFILPFILLFIVFFIYPIISTIVMSFQSILPGQVEFIGLKNYRKLLFDPTFWASVRNSVVYMVLTLIVLVPIPMVLACLLDSKLVIGKELFRGVFFVPVLTSVVVSGTIFRLLFGELPGSLMNRVIQIFGHEPIKWLFHYPTGYFALILLALWRWTGMNIVYFFAGLKIIPEELYEAADIDGASGFQSFIRITVPMLRPSITYVITISIFAGLRMFTESYMLWNGNNSPYDIGLTMVGYLYRQGIEQNAMGYASAVGLLLLALAMTLNLSQLKASGFFKKEHKND, from the coding sequence ATGACCAGAAGGTTGGAGATTTTGTACTCACAAAAAGTAGCGCCATACGTATTCATACTACCGTTCATTCTGCTTTTTATTGTCTTTTTCATCTATCCGATCATCAGTACGATTGTGATGAGTTTCCAAAGCATCCTGCCCGGGCAGGTAGAGTTCATCGGGTTGAAGAATTATCGCAAGTTACTATTCGATCCGACCTTCTGGGCTTCAGTCAGAAACAGTGTAGTATATATGGTCCTTACCCTCATAGTTCTGGTCCCTATTCCGATGGTCCTCGCCTGTCTGCTCGACTCTAAGCTTGTCATCGGGAAAGAGCTGTTCAGAGGGGTATTTTTTGTTCCGGTCCTCACGAGCGTGGTTGTGTCAGGCACCATTTTTCGCCTTTTGTTTGGAGAATTACCCGGCTCGCTTATGAACAGAGTCATTCAAATATTCGGACATGAGCCGATAAAATGGCTTTTTCATTATCCCACCGGATATTTTGCTCTTATATTGTTAGCGCTCTGGCGCTGGACAGGAATGAATATTGTCTATTTTTTTGCCGGACTCAAAATTATCCCCGAAGAACTTTATGAGGCTGCCGATATAGACGGGGCCTCGGGCTTTCAAAGCTTCATACGCATAACCGTTCCAATGCTTCGGCCTTCTATAACATATGTTATAACCATCAGTATTTTTGCTGGACTTCGCATGTTTACCGAAAGCTATATGCTGTGGAATGGAAACAATTCCCCGTACGACATCGGCCTTACCATGGTCGGCTATCTGTATCGACAGGGTATAGAGCAGAATGCCATGGGATATGCCTCTGCAGTGGGCCTGCTGCTTCTCGCCCTGGCTATGACTCTGAACCTTTCCCAGTTGAAAGCGTCTGGATTTTTCAAGAAGGAGCATAAGAATGATTAA
- the def gene encoding peptide deformylase yields MKILTLGNELLRERTATVAEVDESIRRLADDMIVTMHEDDGVGLAAPQIGVLKRLFVCHVRGDVPRVFINPEIIGTSQEQVRYEEGCLSIPGIYADVLRPESIQVQAIDENGKAFKLAAEGLLARVIQHEMDHLKGVLFIDHLEERKRRRLLKLYEKRWRG; encoded by the coding sequence ATGAAGATATTGACATTAGGTAATGAGCTCCTGCGGGAGCGTACTGCAACGGTTGCGGAGGTCGACGAATCTATCCGCCGCCTTGCCGATGATATGATAGTAACAATGCATGAAGACGACGGCGTTGGCTTGGCGGCCCCTCAGATTGGGGTACTTAAGCGTCTTTTCGTCTGCCACGTCCGAGGTGATGTTCCTCGGGTATTCATCAATCCCGAGATCATCGGCACAAGCCAGGAACAGGTGCGCTATGAAGAGGGCTGTCTCAGTATTCCCGGAATCTATGCCGATGTGCTGCGCCCGGAATCAATCCAGGTCCAAGCAATCGATGAGAATGGAAAGGCCTTTAAACTTGCCGCCGAGGGCCTGCTCGCCCGGGTTATCCAGCATGAAATGGATCATCTTAAGGGTGTATTGTTCATCGACCACCTCGAAGAGCGTAAGAGACGGCGCCTGCTGAAGCTCTACGAAAAGCGGTGGCGAGGGTAA
- the otnK gene encoding 3-oxo-tetronate kinase gives MELGIIADDFTGAVDAAGFVKKNGMQTYLFNGVPALSDISDPRIDAVVMCLKIRSCPADRAVKQALQAVKQLERAGCTTYYYKYCSTFDSSEKGNIGQVTDAIMDYLHVDTTVVCPALPVNGRTVYKGYVFVGNQLIEDSPMRFHPITPMTKSYLPELMYGQFQSQNITHIYAEEIDKGPGLISNRINQARAQRTRYIIPDTLNDSHLRVLAESFSSMKFLTGGSGLVGEIAAAKGSPNKASSQESLAFERGSAVIISGSCSEATNEQVAYYKGLGGFCLNVSVEECVKNFDSYCVSTTQLIIAHQSDALAPMIYATKTVEERVLLDVRFPDISISKLIERFFAQLTKVLLENGTETFIVAGGESAGTVVTASCLESFRVGTEISPGVSWIVHTKQDGSRINFALKSGNFGTRDFFQIAQTGVTL, from the coding sequence ATGGAGTTAGGCATAATTGCCGACGACTTCACAGGAGCTGTGGATGCGGCAGGTTTTGTAAAGAAAAATGGAATGCAGACATACTTGTTCAATGGTGTTCCTGCTCTCAGCGATATATCGGATCCTCGGATTGATGCCGTCGTTATGTGCCTCAAAATCAGATCATGTCCTGCAGACAGGGCCGTTAAACAGGCTTTACAAGCCGTAAAGCAACTGGAAAGGGCCGGATGTACAACGTACTACTACAAATATTGCAGCACATTTGATTCCTCGGAAAAGGGTAATATCGGGCAGGTGACGGATGCAATTATGGACTACCTGCATGTCGACACTACGGTTGTCTGCCCTGCACTGCCGGTGAACGGACGTACTGTGTATAAGGGGTATGTATTTGTCGGGAATCAATTGATAGAAGACTCGCCGATGCGATTTCATCCGATCACTCCGATGACCAAAAGCTACCTTCCCGAACTTATGTACGGACAGTTTCAATCGCAGAACATCACCCACATATATGCCGAAGAAATAGACAAAGGTCCCGGCCTCATCAGCAATCGCATCAACCAGGCACGAGCACAGAGAACTCGCTATATCATCCCGGATACGCTTAACGACTCTCATCTGCGGGTACTGGCAGAATCCTTTTCTTCGATGAAATTCCTCACGGGAGGGTCAGGTCTGGTCGGGGAAATCGCCGCAGCAAAGGGCTCCCCCAACAAAGCCAGCTCTCAAGAGAGCTTGGCTTTCGAGCGCGGGAGTGCGGTTATCATCTCCGGCTCGTGCTCCGAAGCGACAAACGAACAAGTGGCGTATTACAAAGGCTTAGGAGGATTTTGCCTTAATGTCTCCGTTGAAGAATGCGTGAAAAACTTTGATTCCTACTGTGTTTCAACGACACAGCTCATCATTGCCCATCAGTCGGATGCTTTGGCTCCGATGATATACGCTACGAAGACCGTGGAAGAACGAGTGCTGCTGGACGTTCGATTCCCCGACATATCCATCTCGAAACTCATAGAACGATTCTTCGCTCAGCTTACGAAGGTCCTGCTGGAAAACGGAACGGAGACTTTTATCGTAGCAGGCGGGGAGAGTGCAGGCACCGTGGTTACCGCCTCTTGCCTTGAATCCTTCCGCGTAGGAACGGAAATTTCTCCTGGAGTGTCCTGGATAGTGCATACAAAACAGGATGGAAGTCGAATCAATTTTGCTTTGAAATCGGGAAACTTCGGTACCAGGGACTTTTTTCAGATTGCTCAGACAGGAGTAACGCTATGA
- a CDS encoding PASTA domain-containing protein, which translates to MSVFGFRKRKKEHGENQTDPEQRYLRFLLFFGLAAVVLMLIITAVTFMLTLDAKEETMVPDLVGMPLENAMLSLQEKALNAGIQLRYSNALSDKGMILGQDPGPGTFVKAGTRVVLRVSKGKAVEKLDNYVGWNISELESHLKSLETVYGPLLRLKKPFVRVFSEEPAGTILEQKPEPGTELSALTDLELVVSKGAEGELITVGDYIGIDWERARDIIAGSGLPFVFTLQNDAEGRPGTVVGQNPAAGAEVPVDTIRQLIILEPDNVADGYQFGMVERSLPDYPVPVPVQVEAILPNGTREEIVSLRHSGGLLSIPYEVPDDTTIVVNVNGEEVLRQRVQGKD; encoded by the coding sequence ATGAGCGTTTTTGGTTTTCGAAAAAGAAAGAAGGAGCACGGCGAGAACCAAACAGATCCGGAGCAGCGATATCTCAGGTTCCTCCTCTTTTTTGGCCTTGCCGCCGTTGTTTTGATGCTTATCATTACCGCCGTCACTTTTATGTTGACTTTGGATGCAAAAGAGGAAACCATGGTGCCCGATCTGGTCGGTATGCCTCTGGAGAATGCCATGCTTTCCCTCCAGGAGAAGGCATTGAATGCCGGTATTCAGCTGCGCTATTCAAATGCCCTTTCCGATAAGGGGATGATCCTCGGCCAGGATCCCGGTCCCGGAACCTTTGTGAAGGCGGGAACCCGGGTTGTGCTGCGTGTCAGCAAGGGAAAAGCCGTTGAGAAGCTCGACAACTATGTTGGATGGAACATCTCTGAGCTTGAAAGTCATCTCAAAAGTCTTGAAACAGTATATGGCCCCCTTTTGAGACTCAAGAAACCCTTTGTAAGGGTCTTCAGCGAAGAACCTGCTGGAACCATTCTTGAACAGAAGCCTGAACCAGGGACCGAGCTTTCCGCCCTAACCGACCTTGAACTGGTTGTCAGTAAAGGGGCAGAGGGAGAACTCATTACCGTTGGTGATTATATAGGAATAGACTGGGAACGGGCCCGTGATATCATTGCAGGATCTGGCTTGCCCTTTGTCTTTACCCTTCAGAATGATGCAGAAGGGCGCCCCGGTACCGTTGTCGGCCAGAATCCCGCTGCAGGTGCAGAGGTTCCCGTAGATACGATTCGTCAATTGATTATCCTTGAACCCGATAACGTTGCGGATGGGTATCAATTCGGCATGGTGGAACGGAGCCTTCCCGATTATCCGGTTCCCGTGCCGGTCCAGGTGGAGGCTATACTCCCCAATGGAACCAGAGAGGAGATTGTTTCGTTGCGACACTCGGGAGGACTCCTTTCCATACCCTACGAGGTTCCCGATGACACAACCATCGTGGTAAATGTCAACGGCGAGGAGGTTCTTCGTCAGCGGGTCCAGGGAAAAGATTGA
- the priA gene encoding replication restart helicase PriA, with translation MNDYFLQLLFNLPLDDSFTYLPPLDEAQEEPPSLEAFAARWRGRRVIAPFGRRSVTGFVVDVSDHPPKGDFTIRRVTRCIDDEPLFGDQELELASWMASMYLASTGEALAAMLPGGRRESSVPSFSVEEEIAAIKPHSLSSQQSSALEAILGNDQRAKYLYGVTGSGKTEVFLRAAEATIAAGKGVIYLVPEISLTHQLVDAIRGRFTDQVALLHSALTPSQRLAEWKKLRGGQALLAVGARSAVFAPIKKLGMIIIDEEHEASYKSGTSPRYHARQVAMRRAALSGARLVMGSATPSVEAYAFMEEGSIQRLSLTERIAGGVLPSVEVVDMRGKNGTLSDELIARMRSAKEAGRQSILFLNRRGFSYFFHCRSCGYQMTCKRCSVALTFHKSSGRMVCHYCGWSRPPLEVCPECGSLDVGYSGFGTEKIEEDVRNHFPDFRLERADTDAVKKKGSLKRILDHFKKGQTDVLLGTQMVAKGLNFPGVSLVGIVQADSSLHLPDFRSRERTFALITQVAGRAGRYDSDGRVVIQTFTPEDPAIALASEGRVEEFYRQELESRRALGFPPASRLLRLVFRSRDAKEAEAACERAASFLRSQLPRGSEILGPAECPIAIIAKNYRFQLILRARKLSMLLPAVTGYRRQKRGKGLYVEYDVDPVSLL, from the coding sequence TTGAACGACTACTTTCTTCAACTTCTGTTTAATCTTCCTCTTGATGATAGCTTTACCTATCTTCCTCCTCTTGATGAAGCACAAGAGGAGCCCCCTTCTCTGGAAGCTTTTGCAGCCCGGTGGAGAGGCAGAAGGGTAATAGCCCCTTTCGGCCGCAGGTCCGTCACCGGCTTTGTGGTTGACGTTAGCGATCATCCCCCGAAAGGCGATTTTACCATTCGCAGGGTGACTCGATGCATCGATGATGAACCGCTTTTCGGCGATCAGGAGCTGGAACTTGCCTCCTGGATGGCGTCGATGTACCTGGCAAGCACGGGAGAGGCCCTTGCCGCGATGCTTCCCGGTGGAAGGCGAGAGAGTTCGGTCCCCTCCTTTAGCGTGGAGGAGGAGATAGCTGCGATCAAGCCTCACTCGCTGTCCTCGCAGCAGTCGTCCGCCCTCGAGGCAATCCTCGGCAATGATCAACGGGCAAAGTACCTTTACGGGGTCACCGGATCCGGAAAGACCGAGGTCTTCCTCAGGGCTGCGGAGGCGACGATTGCCGCTGGCAAAGGTGTGATCTATCTTGTGCCCGAAATCTCCCTTACGCACCAGCTTGTCGATGCAATACGAGGCCGTTTTACCGACCAGGTTGCTCTTCTCCACTCTGCCCTTACTCCGAGCCAGCGTCTTGCCGAATGGAAGAAGTTGCGCGGGGGCCAGGCCCTGCTTGCCGTGGGGGCCCGCAGTGCCGTCTTCGCTCCGATCAAGAAACTCGGCATGATCATCATCGATGAAGAGCATGAGGCCAGCTACAAGTCGGGCACTTCTCCCAGATATCATGCCCGGCAGGTTGCCATGCGACGGGCGGCCCTTTCAGGAGCCCGGCTTGTCATGGGCAGTGCAACCCCATCGGTGGAGGCCTACGCCTTTATGGAAGAGGGGAGCATTCAGCGTCTCTCCCTTACCGAGCGGATTGCAGGAGGCGTGCTTCCCTCCGTTGAGGTCGTCGATATGAGGGGCAAGAACGGAACCCTTTCCGATGAGCTCATCGCCAGGATGCGTTCGGCGAAAGAGGCCGGTCGCCAGTCGATTCTCTTTTTGAACCGGCGGGGGTTCAGCTACTTTTTTCACTGCCGAAGCTGCGGCTATCAGATGACATGCAAACGCTGTTCGGTGGCCCTTACCTTTCATAAGAGCAGCGGACGCATGGTGTGCCACTATTGTGGGTGGAGTCGCCCTCCCTTGGAGGTCTGCCCGGAATGCGGTTCCCTTGATGTCGGTTATTCCGGCTTCGGAACGGAAAAGATAGAAGAGGATGTGCGAAACCATTTCCCCGATTTCCGTCTCGAGCGGGCTGATACCGATGCGGTTAAAAAGAAGGGGAGTCTTAAGCGTATCCTCGACCACTTTAAAAAAGGACAGACCGATGTTCTCCTTGGAACCCAAATGGTTGCCAAGGGGCTCAATTTTCCCGGAGTCTCTCTCGTCGGCATTGTTCAAGCCGATAGTTCGCTTCATCTGCCCGATTTTCGTTCCCGTGAACGAACCTTTGCCCTGATTACCCAGGTTGCGGGAAGGGCTGGACGCTACGACAGCGATGGACGTGTGGTGATTCAAACCTTTACCCCGGAGGATCCTGCCATAGCCTTGGCTTCCGAGGGAAGGGTGGAGGAATTTTATCGTCAGGAGCTGGAGAGCCGCAGAGCGCTTGGCTTTCCCCCTGCCTCTCGGCTGCTTCGTCTCGTTTTTCGCAGCCGTGATGCAAAGGAGGCTGAAGCTGCCTGTGAGCGGGCCGCTTCCTTTTTGCGATCGCAGCTTCCCCGAGGTTCTGAAATTCTTGGTCCCGCCGAGTGTCCGATCGCCATTATTGCGAAGAACTATCGATTTCAGTTGATCCTGCGTGCCCGGAAACTTTCCATGCTGTTACCGGCTGTCACAGGGTATCGGCGGCAAAAAAGGGGGAAAGGCCTTTACGTTGAGTACGATGTCGATCCTGTTTCACTTCTTTGA